Part of the Motacilla alba alba isolate MOTALB_02 chromosome Z, Motacilla_alba_V1.0_pri, whole genome shotgun sequence genome, CTGACACCTTAAAAACGCCTTTCCTTTGGCAGTTTCTAATACTGAAAGACTGGTTAAAATTCAACCTCAGGGCTGTAGATCTGCTGTAGGGAAGACACTTGATTTGATACCGTCTATGCCACGGTAAGATCTTACAGCTGCTCCGCATCATGTGGTACCCGATAGATAGAAAACGATAACTAACGACTTACCTCCTGTTCTATTAATTCCCTGTGCCTCCTGGCCGCTTCGTGCCTCCACAACTTTAGGGAAACCAGCGCACTGATTAGATAGAGGATCACCGTGACAAACAAGAAGATGATTGCCGCAGTCTGACCGCCCTCCACACGGCAAAAAGCCGCATTTATCGGCGTCTTAAACAGCTGGTAATAGCAGAGCCCACCTCGGTTGGTATCGTTTACGTACACTATGGCAGCCGACATGTACAGGATGAACAAGGACACATTGATCCCAAACTCGGTCAGAGGCCACCAGTTGGAATCGAGGAGGATAGTTCGGTAGTACATGGACATGCCCAGCACGAGCAGCACTATGGTGACGATCCACGCCATTCCCGCCACCACCAGGATGAAAGGCGTCTTGGGCCCGCTGTAGGAGTATCCCCCGTAGGCGCTGCCCGCCCCGTACCCGTAGGGCTGCGAGTACCCGAACATGTTGTACCACTCGTTGTCCTTGTGTACGTAGGCGGTGACACAGGCGAAGACGGCGGCGCCAAGCAGCAGCTCGGCCACGCCGAGGAtcctgagcagccctgcccaggactTCATGTAGGCGTACCGCTGGTGGTACTCCTCCACCCGCTCGCTGTAGGTCTGCCCAGTGCCGGCGCGGCGCTCCAGAGAGGCCGAGGGGTCTCCGGAGGGCAGCATGGCCTCGGCCTCCTTCCGAGAGTTGTAGCTGCCGCCCGACCCCCCGAATGGGTCCGTGTAGGAGCCAGGCACCGTCCTGGTTCCCGGTTGCAGCGGGGCGGGAGAGGCAGGCGGCGAGCACTCGACCCCGTCCGAGATGTACCTGATGTCGGAGGCCGTGCTATCCCAGCTGGAGCCGGGGTGGCGTCTCCCTTTGAAGAAGTTCTTCCACGAGTCCGGAATGAACCGCCGAACCGGCTTGAGCTCTGCCGGCCCGCTGGGGCCCGGGCTGGCCTCGCCGGGTCCGaaggggggctgcaggggcagcgggggcggcggcagcggggcggcggcggaCCCGGGGCTGGTCCCCCGGGGCAGCGGGGACCTGCCGTGTCGCCCGCCCTGCGAGCTCCGCGACATGGCCGGCGCtcagcccggccccgggcgtTCCCCGGCGCCCCTCGGCTCACCGACGGGAGGGAACTGCCGCGGGGTCCCAAGGGCAGCCGGCGCCGGAGAAGGACGAGCCGGGACGAGAGCGCCCACTGGCCCGGCAGCAGTCGCCCAACACCTGCAGAGTCCCGGCGGCCTCACCTGCGGCGGCCCCACGGCCTTCGCCCGGGGAGGCGGGAGCTTCCGGCCGGTCGGCCGGGAGTGGCGGGACCGCCCCGGC contains:
- the MARVELD2 gene encoding MARVEL domain-containing protein 2 — translated: MSRSSQGGRHGRSPLPRGTSPGSAAAPLPPPPLPLQPPFGPGEASPGPSGPAELKPVRRFIPDSWKNFFKGRRHPGSSWDSTASDIRYISDGVECSPPASPAPLQPGTRTVPGSYTDPFGGSGGSYNSRKEAEAMLPSGDPSASLERRAGTGQTYSERVEEYHQRYAYMKSWAGLLRILGVAELLLGAAVFACVTAYVHKDNEWYNMFGYSQPYGYGAGSAYGGYSYSGPKTPFILVVAGMAWIVTIVLLVLGMSMYYRTILLDSNWWPLTEFGINVSLFILYMSAAIVYVNDTNRGGLCYYQLFKTPINAAFCRVEGGQTAAIIFLFVTVILYLISALVSLKLWRHEAARRHRELIEQEMKTQSSFPEKKYEGDDRPREEVSYRQLKSLERKPELLNGHIPAGHIPKPIVMPDYLAKYPVIQTNEMRDRYKAVFNDQFAEYKELSVEVNAVLKKFDELDALLKHLPHHPETIYEQERISKVLQEYKKKKNDPAFLEKKERCEYLKNKLSHIKQRIQDYDKIMNWNVET